The Cylindrospermopsis curvispora GIHE-G1 genome contains a region encoding:
- the fraC gene encoding filament integrity protein FraC yields MLDELSLPKVLPVGTIVFQTLFLLVAIPIESYILHKAIKFDKKTSIFYAIAINVLSTVLGWNVFFLLEPILPVKAKSELMSYVFFNTFQDNLKTNLFLIGFVIFLGTFVIEVLFLKILMIILREGRNQLDLAEMTQREKSLAKQKLKMQNNNLITTMLIANTISYSAISLLILARDFLKRS; encoded by the coding sequence ATGCTTGATGAATTATCACTACCCAAAGTCCTCCCTGTGGGTACGATTGTCTTTCAAACTTTATTTTTGCTGGTTGCTATTCCTATAGAGTCCTATATTCTCCATAAGGCAATCAAATTTGACAAAAAGACCAGTATTTTTTATGCTATAGCGATTAACGTTCTCTCTACTGTTCTTGGGTGGAACGTCTTTTTCCTTTTGGAACCAATCCTACCCGTCAAGGCGAAATCAGAATTAATGAGCTATGTATTCTTTAACACTTTTCAAGATAATCTCAAAACCAATCTGTTTCTCATAGGGTTTGTGATTTTCCTGGGGACTTTTGTAATCGAGGTCCTGTTTTTAAAAATACTAATGATTATTTTGCGTGAGGGTAGGAATCAGTTAGACTTGGCGGAAATGACCCAAAGAGAGAAGAGTCTGGCGAAACAAAAGCTGAAAATGCAAAATAATAACCTGATTACCACCATGCTCATCGCTAATACAATCAGCTATAGTGCCATTAGCCTACTTATTTTAGCACGGGACTTTCTTAAAAGAAGTTAA
- the fraD gene encoding septal junction protein FraD, which produces MNFPLLKEIIQLFTFIKDLFVGIQKLLMPPRSFSWQTFIYLSVFSWGISSLATGIIKDIIAFTGWIFLFTGTAWYTTDSPVRIPGTFMPVGALLTGFIFSVFAFGNGENPITVRTIVLWPTIAALITALPQFFTGDGISPKATLPKLEVRQKIILLLSWSMLISCWLQFNFVTDKWLKEYPSLSAQSFQRSNFVIKFEPKASKPEPGNVILNRIEPLILQQITNRPWSEVERWLLEANQQVGNLGKIMINKNLREFEEKGLWKIEPRVVNIKSGYRLDLLSIWQGPTDSKKGFYLRKSCYIEPIASEYTTDNKNVKAKIKCDPKTKFFRGSPPAQQ; this is translated from the coding sequence ATGAACTTTCCATTATTGAAAGAAATCATCCAGTTATTCACATTTATTAAAGATCTGTTTGTAGGCATTCAAAAACTATTAATGCCCCCCAGATCTTTTTCTTGGCAGACGTTTATATATCTAAGTGTTTTCTCCTGGGGAATTTCATCTCTAGCCACCGGTATAATCAAAGATATTATTGCTTTCACGGGTTGGATATTTTTATTCACCGGAACCGCCTGGTATACAACAGATTCTCCCGTAAGAATCCCAGGAACTTTTATGCCTGTGGGTGCTTTGTTGACAGGATTTATATTTAGTGTATTTGCCTTTGGAAATGGAGAAAACCCAATCACAGTCAGAACCATAGTTTTGTGGCCCACAATTGCTGCCCTAATTACAGCACTACCACAGTTTTTTACGGGGGATGGCATATCGCCAAAAGCAACTCTCCCTAAGTTGGAAGTCAGACAAAAAATCATTTTGCTGCTAAGTTGGTCAATGTTAATTAGTTGCTGGTTGCAATTTAACTTTGTCACAGATAAATGGCTAAAAGAATATCCCAGTTTATCTGCACAGAGTTTTCAACGCAGCAATTTTGTAATTAAATTTGAACCAAAAGCAAGCAAACCAGAACCGGGCAATGTAATTTTAAATAGAATTGAACCACTAATTCTACAGCAAATCACTAATAGACCTTGGTCAGAAGTAGAAAGGTGGCTATTGGAGGCTAATCAACAAGTGGGTAACTTAGGAAAAATAATGATTAATAAAAACCTGCGAGAATTTGAAGAGAAGGGACTATGGAAAATCGAACCTCGTGTGGTTAATATCAAATCAGGTTACCGATTAGATCTTCTCAGTATTTGGCAAGGACCGACTGATAGTAAAAAGGGGTTTTATTTACGCAAATCTTGTTACATTGAACCAATTGCTTCCGAGTACACCACCGATAATAAAAATGTGAAGGCAAAAATTAAATGCGATCCCAAAACGAAATTTTTTAGAGGTTCGCCACCAGCACAACAGTAG
- a CDS encoding ABC transporter permease produces the protein MNIITTLVIAKNLLQQVVRDRLLYILVFYAVILALANRVIFQFAAATQDKIFLDVGLGIMNIIGLIVAVFIGTSMMNQEIEKRTILTILAKPISRGQLIISKYLGLCGVLLLLLTCMTIIYLGFLQFQKITYNPYTIILAVIFLFLQLSLITTVAITLGVFTSTLLATFLSIAIYLIGNTTTDLVNLVRAGENPFIVNIVTILYLTLPDLSRLDLKNDVVYGWEAIPDTITLFSNAGYGLTYSLMLLAIAIFIFSRKEF, from the coding sequence ATGAACATTATTACAACTCTTGTTATAGCCAAAAATCTACTCCAACAAGTAGTAAGAGATCGCCTTCTATATATCCTAGTTTTTTACGCAGTTATTCTTGCCCTTGCTAATCGAGTGATTTTTCAATTTGCAGCAGCAACCCAAGACAAAATCTTTTTGGATGTAGGTTTGGGGATAATGAACATTATAGGTTTGATTGTAGCAGTATTTATCGGTACTAGCATGATGAATCAGGAAATAGAAAAAAGGACAATCCTGACCATTCTTGCTAAACCAATTAGCCGTGGTCAATTGATTATCAGTAAATACTTAGGTTTATGTGGGGTATTGCTGTTGCTTCTGACATGTATGACAATCATCTACCTAGGATTTTTGCAATTTCAGAAAATTACCTACAATCCATATACAATCATTTTGGCGGTGATATTCTTATTTTTGCAGTTAAGTTTAATCACCACCGTTGCCATAACTTTGGGAGTATTCACTAGTACCTTACTAGCTACTTTCCTTTCAATTGCTATCTACTTAATAGGTAACACTACTACCGACCTAGTCAACCTGGTACGTGCGGGTGAAAACCCGTTTATTGTAAATATTGTTACTATTTTATATCTAACTCTGCCGGATTTGTCCCGCCTGGATCTAAAAAATGATGTCGTTTATGGATGGGAAGCCATACCTGACACTATCACCTTATTCAGTAATGCAGGTTATGGATTAACCTATAGTTTGATGCTATTGGCGATCGCCATTTTCATCTTTTCTCGAAAAGAATTTTAG
- a CDS encoding PD-(D/E)XK nuclease family protein has product MTINDMDFKQLLKQQLPALIQEDVEVRDLLVRAISSYFAGSLETESHFDLVLGEIRRDREEQSRKWDENKRELELDRQEQARKWDENKQELELDRQEQARKWGENKQEFDRVFAQMELDRQEQARKWDENKQEFDRVFAQMELDRQEQARKWDENRREFDQVITQMELDRQEQARKWDENKRELELDRQEQARKWDEQTGKWNENRQEFDRVIAAIDRMSRKHDIAISGLGSRWGLCSESSFRNGLKAILEESFGVEVLNIVEYDDQGIVFGRPDQVELDLIIRNGELIICEIKSSVSKADLYTFYRKVDFYQQQHQRQATRKIVISPMVHPSANSIASKLGIEIYSSSEDVSAELPPSPSL; this is encoded by the coding sequence ATGACCATAAATGATATGGATTTTAAACAGCTCCTAAAACAACAGTTACCTGCATTAATACAAGAGGATGTGGAAGTGCGGGATTTGCTGGTGAGGGCAATTTCCAGCTATTTTGCTGGAAGCTTGGAGACGGAAAGTCACTTTGATTTAGTATTGGGGGAAATACGACGGGATAGGGAAGAGCAGTCTCGCAAGTGGGATGAAAACAAACGGGAACTGGAACTTGACCGTCAGGAACAAGCTCGTAAGTGGGATGAAAACAAACAGGAACTGGAACTTGACCGTCAGGAACAAGCTCGCAAATGGGGTGAAAACAAACAGGAATTTGACCGAGTATTCGCCCAAATGGAACTTGACCGTCAGGAACAAGCTCGCAAATGGGATGAAAACAAACAGGAATTTGACCGAGTATTCGCCCAAATGGAACTTGACCGTCAGGAACAAGCTCGCAAATGGGATGAAAACAGACGAGAATTTGACCAGGTCATCACCCAAATGGAACTTGATCGTCAGGAACAAGCTCGTAAGTGGGATGAAAACAAACGGGAACTGGAACTTGACCGTCAGGAACAAGCTCGTAAGTGGGATGAGCAAACTGGTAAATGGAATGAAAACAGACAGGAATTTGACCGAGTTATCGCAGCAATAGATCGCATGAGTCGTAAGCATGACATTGCTATTAGCGGACTCGGTTCACGGTGGGGCCTATGTTCTGAGTCCTCGTTTCGTAATGGTCTAAAAGCAATCTTAGAAGAGTCTTTTGGCGTAGAAGTTTTGAATATAGTGGAGTATGATGATCAAGGAATAGTATTTGGTAGACCAGACCAAGTGGAACTGGATTTGATTATCAGAAATGGGGAACTAATCATTTGTGAGATCAAATCATCCGTAAGCAAAGCTGACTTGTACACGTTTTACCGGAAAGTAGACTTTTATCAGCAACAACATCAAAGACAAGCTACGAGAAAGATTGTAATTTCACCCATGGTTCACCCCAGTGCCAATTCCATAGCTTCTAAATTAGGAATTGAAATTTACAGCTCTAGTGAAGATGTTTCCGCAGAATTACCCCCTTCCCCAAGTTTGTAA
- a CDS encoding carbohydrate ABC transporter permease: MKRWRFSLSQLLDNHTIAAWTFLAPALVLLGLFIIWPIVYLFYLSFTAGSFTSKGIYWVGLKNYWRLLLNSDFWQVLFNTAYFTLGTVIPSLVIPLGLAVLLNRVLPWRGILRSFYFLPSIISLVAAGLGFRWLFQNTGPVNGMLEFFGFPPISWLGDTFWAMPVLILFSIWKQIGFNMVVFLAGLQAISSTLYEAAELDGAGDWQQFWHITLPGLRPTLIFATVTTSIFTFRSFEPVYVITGGGPLNSTNLLVYYTYQEAFAQFDFGYAAAVASVLLVITLLLVYFQLQTWGRG, encoded by the coding sequence ATGAAAAGATGGCGGTTTTCCCTCAGTCAACTCTTAGATAATCATACCATTGCTGCTTGGACTTTTCTAGCTCCGGCGCTGGTATTATTAGGTTTGTTTATAATTTGGCCAATTGTCTATTTATTTTATCTGAGTTTCACTGCTGGTAGTTTTACGTCTAAGGGTATTTATTGGGTAGGTTTGAAGAACTACTGGCGTCTGTTATTAAATTCGGATTTTTGGCAGGTCTTATTTAACACTGCCTATTTCACTTTGGGTACGGTGATTCCCAGTTTAGTAATTCCCCTAGGGTTAGCAGTATTATTAAATCGTGTGCTACCTTGGCGGGGAATTTTACGTAGTTTCTATTTTTTACCTTCTATTATTTCTTTGGTTGCTGCTGGTTTAGGTTTTCGTTGGTTGTTTCAGAATACTGGTCCTGTAAATGGAATGTTGGAGTTTTTTGGGTTTCCTCCCATATCTTGGTTAGGTGATACTTTTTGGGCCATGCCAGTTTTAATTTTGTTTAGTATTTGGAAGCAAATTGGTTTCAACATGGTGGTTTTTTTAGCTGGTTTACAAGCCATTTCATCAACTCTTTACGAAGCAGCAGAGCTGGACGGAGCAGGTGACTGGCAACAGTTTTGGCATATTACTTTGCCAGGACTAAGACCAACTTTAATTTTTGCTACTGTCACCACTTCTATTTTCACATTTCGCAGTTTTGAGCCTGTTTATGTAATTACTGGTGGCGGTCCTTTAAATTCTACTAATTTGTTGGTTTACTACACCTATCAAGAAGCTTTTGCCCAATTTGATTTCGGTTATGCTGCTGCAGTTGCTAGTGTTTTATTAGTAATAACCCTCCTACTAGTTTACTTTCAATTACAAACTTGGGGAAGGGGGTAA
- the purN gene encoding phosphoribosylglycinamide formyltransferase → MIQSYSMNSTSSLISPDVSGYQSHDIKPVKLGVMASGNGSNFEVVAQAIKSGDLNAQIQVLIYNNPLAKAAERALNHGVEAILLNHRHYQKREDLDREIVSTLRQYQVDLVVMAGWMRLVTQELIDAFPNHIINIHPSLLPSFKGVRAVEQALEAGVKITGCTVHLLRLEMDSGPILMQAAVPVLPNDTAETLHARIQVQEHRILPLAIAQVADKI, encoded by the coding sequence ATGATTCAATCTTACTCCATGAATAGCACCTCTAGTCTAATTTCCCCTGATGTTTCAGGTTACCAGTCCCATGACATAAAACCTGTAAAATTAGGAGTCATGGCCTCTGGGAATGGGAGCAATTTTGAGGTGGTTGCTCAAGCAATCAAATCGGGGGATCTTAATGCCCAAATTCAAGTTTTAATTTATAATAATCCCCTAGCAAAAGCAGCAGAAAGGGCTCTCAATCATGGAGTAGAAGCAATATTGCTCAATCATCGTCATTACCAAAAGCGAGAAGATTTGGATCGGGAAATTGTCAGCACTCTACGCCAATATCAAGTTGATTTAGTAGTTATGGCCGGTTGGATGCGTTTAGTTACCCAAGAACTAATAGATGCTTTTCCGAATCACATTATTAATATCCACCCCAGTTTATTACCTAGTTTTAAAGGTGTTAGAGCTGTAGAGCAAGCCTTAGAAGCAGGTGTAAAAATAACAGGTTGTACAGTTCACCTGCTGAGATTAGAAATGGACAGCGGTCCAATTTTGATGCAAGCTGCAGTTCCAGTATTGCCAAACGATACAGCAGAAACCCTACATGCGAGAATCCAAGTTCAGGAACACCGGATCTTACCATTGGCCATTGCTCAGGTAGCTGATAAAATCTAA
- a CDS encoding phosphoglucomutase/phosphomannomutase family protein — translation MPILTNMLLSPIKFGTDGWRGVIADEFTFERLTLVASVAAKVLYNTYYSLTGSRTIVVGYDRRFMAENFARVVADAIKALGFDVLFSQDYAPTPAFSWAAKDFNALGALVITASHNPGSYLGLKVKSAFGGSVPPEVTQEIERLLTVEFSPVGNLGKEETFDPWISYCQALAKKVNIEAIQEAISSDKLTLFVDVMHGAAASGLGRLLGQKVKEINGNRDPLFGGKPPEPLPKYISEISAEIKNYTEIHHQQNRSTLTVGLVFDGDGDRIAALDRNGNFLSSQILIPILIDHLKTRRNFTGEIVKTVSGSDLIPSVARSLGLSIFETAVGYKYIADRMLMTEVLLGGEESGGIGYGSHIPERDALLSALYVLEAVVDSGLDLGEYYQQLQEKNNFFSAYDRIDLPLASMQIRDRLLQQLKTQKLTEIAGKKVIDCQTIDGYKFRLADESWLMIRFSGTEPVLRLYCEASTIEQVHQTLNWAKTWAESN, via the coding sequence ATGCCCATATTAACCAATATGCTTCTTAGTCCTATCAAGTTTGGTACTGATGGATGGCGAGGAGTAATCGCTGATGAGTTTACTTTTGAACGTCTGACTTTAGTTGCTTCCGTAGCAGCTAAAGTGTTATATAATACATATTATTCCCTGACCGGTAGCCGTACCATTGTAGTCGGATATGACCGTCGCTTTATGGCGGAAAATTTTGCCCGCGTTGTGGCTGATGCTATTAAAGCTTTAGGATTTGATGTTCTATTTAGTCAGGACTATGCACCAACACCTGCTTTTAGTTGGGCTGCTAAAGATTTTAATGCTTTGGGAGCTTTAGTGATCACAGCTAGTCATAACCCTGGCTCCTATTTGGGGTTAAAAGTCAAGAGTGCTTTTGGGGGTTCAGTCCCTCCAGAAGTTACTCAGGAAATAGAAAGATTATTAACTGTAGAATTTTCCCCAGTAGGTAATCTAGGAAAAGAAGAGACGTTTGATCCCTGGATAAGTTATTGTCAAGCATTGGCAAAGAAAGTGAATATTGAGGCAATTCAGGAAGCAATATCCTCGGATAAATTAACACTATTTGTTGATGTGATGCATGGTGCAGCAGCTAGTGGTTTGGGGAGGCTATTAGGGCAAAAAGTGAAAGAAATTAATGGCAATCGAGATCCCCTATTTGGCGGAAAACCACCAGAACCTTTGCCTAAATATATTTCTGAAATTTCAGCTGAAATTAAAAATTATACAGAAATTCATCACCAACAAAATCGGTCAACATTAACGGTTGGTTTAGTATTTGATGGAGATGGCGATCGCATTGCGGCGTTGGATAGAAATGGCAATTTTCTAAGTTCTCAGATATTGATTCCAATTTTGATAGATCACCTAAAAACCAGACGCAATTTTACCGGAGAAATTGTCAAAACCGTCAGTGGGTCTGACTTAATTCCCAGTGTAGCCAGATCCCTAGGTTTATCAATATTTGAAACTGCTGTTGGTTATAAATACATTGCTGATAGAATGTTGATGACAGAAGTTTTATTAGGTGGTGAAGAATCCGGGGGGATTGGTTATGGTAGCCACATTCCTGAGCGGGATGCTCTATTATCTGCATTGTACGTATTAGAAGCAGTTGTGGATTCTGGTTTAGATTTGGGTGAATATTATCAGCAATTACAGGAAAAGAATAATTTCTTCTCTGCTTATGATCGGATAGATTTACCATTGGCAAGTATGCAGATCCGCGATAGATTACTACAACAACTAAAAACTCAGAAATTAACAGAAATTGCCGGTAAAAAAGTCATTGATTGTCAGACCATAGATGGTTATAAATTTCGTCTTGCGGATGAAAGTTGGTTGATGATTCGATTTAGTGGCACTGAACCAGTTTTAAGACTTTACTGTGAAGCATCTACCATAGAACAAGTTCACCAAACATTAAATTGGGCAAAAACCTGGGCAGAATCAAATTAA
- the rdgB gene encoding RdgB/HAM1 family non-canonical purine NTP pyrophosphatase has product MKKTLVVGTGNLGKLREMEAYLSDSGWELTPKPPDLDVDETGTTFAENACLKAVEVAKYTSQWAIADDSGLWVDSLNGAPGVYSARYGNTDEERIGRLLRELANTETRQAKFICAIAVANPQGEIIFQSEGSCGGEILYEVRGEGGFGYDPIFYVPEKKLTFAQMSPELKKSISHRGHALRKIIPQLLGVD; this is encoded by the coding sequence ATGAAAAAAACACTTGTGGTAGGGACGGGAAATCTGGGAAAATTAAGGGAAATGGAGGCTTATTTATCCGATTCTGGTTGGGAACTAACTCCCAAACCCCCTGATTTAGATGTGGATGAAACTGGAACCACCTTTGCTGAAAACGCCTGCTTGAAAGCTGTTGAGGTTGCAAAATATACATCTCAATGGGCGATCGCTGATGATTCTGGCTTGTGGGTAGACTCGTTAAATGGTGCGCCTGGTGTATATTCTGCCCGGTATGGAAACACGGACGAAGAAAGGATTGGAAGGTTACTACGGGAACTAGCAAACACGGAAACCCGGCAAGCCAAATTTATCTGTGCCATAGCTGTTGCTAACCCCCAGGGAGAAATTATTTTCCAGTCTGAGGGTAGTTGTGGGGGGGAAATTCTGTATGAAGTGAGGGGAGAGGGAGGTTTTGGTTACGATCCGATTTTTTATGTACCGGAAAAAAAATTGACCTTTGCTCAAATGTCACCGGAGTTGAAAAAAAGCATTAGTCACCGGGGTCATGCTCTCAGAAAGATAATTCCCCAGTTGCTTGGAGTTGACTAA
- a CDS encoding DUF4231 domain-containing protein — translation MLLFLKLIDYLLAAIFIGAALIIYFDSNNQPYLLAGIGASAVAILLFLINRNSVGAAEKQAKKNEFTKKAELYTSLLQNSNSLEHNTIIPARAKALEYCQDLINDYKKTRNIARSLYYVLQISTVILSGVTPILVLVDKLETGQPWLKWLPVICPAVASIVASIVTSFPFQKNWVTANTIVELLEAEQEKFILGITPAYRCYDVFGDQEQQQKASQAVELFINQVNSIHLQQVQQATEQQSDKRKEETKTQDPALN, via the coding sequence ATGTTGTTGTTTTTAAAACTGATTGATTATCTATTAGCTGCTATTTTTATTGGTGCAGCGTTGATCATTTATTTCGACTCTAATAATCAGCCCTACTTGCTAGCTGGAATTGGAGCTTCCGCAGTAGCCATTTTGCTGTTCCTTATCAACAGAAACTCAGTAGGCGCAGCGGAAAAACAAGCCAAGAAAAACGAATTCACCAAAAAAGCTGAACTTTACACATCCCTGTTACAGAATAGCAATTCCTTGGAACATAACACTATTATCCCTGCAAGAGCAAAAGCCCTGGAATATTGTCAAGATTTGATCAATGACTATAAAAAAACCAGGAATATAGCTAGATCTCTTTACTATGTCTTGCAAATTTCCACTGTAATTCTCTCAGGTGTCACACCAATTTTAGTCCTGGTTGATAAACTAGAAACTGGACAACCCTGGTTGAAGTGGCTACCTGTCATTTGTCCTGCAGTAGCATCTATTGTCGCTAGCATTGTTACATCTTTTCCCTTTCAAAAGAATTGGGTTACAGCCAATACAATTGTAGAGTTATTAGAAGCAGAACAAGAAAAATTCATTTTAGGAATTACACCCGCATACCGTTGTTATGATGTTTTTGGTGACCAAGAACAACAACAAAAAGCCAGTCAAGCTGTAGAACTATTCATCAACCAAGTTAATAGTATTCACTTGCAACAAGTTCAACAAGCAACTGAACAGCAGTCCGACAAAAGGAAAGAAGAAACTAAGACTCAAGATCCTGCGTTAAATTAG